In Bacillus sp. Cs-700, one genomic interval encodes:
- a CDS encoding dipeptide epimerase, translated as MKITNIETFCVSVPLKKPFKTALRTVTEAEAVMVKITAGQLVGFGEAPPTVVITGESLASIHSAIQHVIKPKLIGMDLTEYESIFHQLHNALIGNTSAKAAVDMAIYDLVSKKSSLPLYQFLGGYRNTMQTDYTVSVNDPNEMANDAVQYIEDGFTILKVKVGKDTIQNDLNRIREIRKRIQNNACIRLDANQGWTPKEAIYAIRQMEEEGLNIELVEQPVHRKDLEGLKKVTDAVLTPIMADESIFSPEDALQVIQMRASDLINIKLMKSGGIHQALKINALAETAGMECMVGSMIESRVGITAAAHFAASQRNITRFDFDAPLMFRDDLVQGGVHYRRNVMTFTETPGLGIHTIEKDGMTIGID; from the coding sequence ATGAAGATCACGAACATTGAAACGTTTTGTGTATCAGTTCCATTGAAGAAACCATTTAAAACAGCGCTTCGAACGGTAACAGAGGCTGAAGCTGTGATGGTGAAAATAACAGCAGGACAATTAGTAGGTTTTGGTGAAGCTCCTCCAACGGTGGTGATTACGGGGGAAAGTCTGGCTAGTATTCATTCAGCGATACAGCATGTGATTAAACCGAAACTAATCGGAATGGACCTCACAGAATATGAATCTATCTTCCACCAACTTCACAATGCATTGATCGGAAACACAAGTGCGAAAGCTGCGGTCGATATGGCCATTTATGACCTTGTATCGAAAAAAAGTTCTCTTCCTTTATATCAGTTTTTAGGCGGCTATCGGAACACGATGCAAACGGACTACACCGTAAGCGTGAATGATCCTAATGAAATGGCTAATGATGCAGTCCAGTACATAGAAGATGGCTTTACCATTTTGAAAGTAAAAGTAGGAAAAGATACGATCCAAAATGATCTAAATCGCATTAGAGAAATTAGAAAACGCATTCAAAACAATGCCTGTATCCGACTTGATGCAAATCAGGGGTGGACGCCTAAAGAAGCCATTTATGCCATTCGTCAAATGGAAGAGGAAGGGCTAAACATTGAACTAGTTGAACAGCCGGTACATAGAAAAGACTTAGAGGGATTGAAGAAAGTAACTGATGCTGTACTGACACCAATTATGGCGGACGAAAGCATATTTTCACCAGAAGACGCTCTTCAAGTCATTCAAATGCGTGCGAGTGATCTGATTAATATTAAGCTGATGAAATCTGGAGGCATTCACCAGGCGCTTAAAATTAACGCACTTGCTGAGACGGCTGGGATGGAGTGTATGGTTGGAAGTATGATTGAATCCCGTGTAGGCATTACTGCTGCTGCTCATTTTGCGGCAAGTCAGCGAAACATTACTCGATTTGATTTTGATGCGCCCCTTATGTTTCGAGATGATCTCGTTCAAGGTGGCGTTCACTATAGGAGGAATGTGATGACTTTTACGGAGACTCCAGGATTAGGAATTCACACAATTGAAAAGGATGGGATGACAATTGGAATTGACTAA
- a CDS encoding NlpC/P60 family protein: MELTKKTIAVTVATLWTTPEKARSIDKNAITNPVRLSDWLEPLTYTERLELCDQNHIQSQVLYGEEVILLDQRGNWSYVLVPSQPSSKDERGYPGWIPTVQLSNRIPDSNSLCVSTNKHGAKLRDLAENSEMLLSYQTILPVLDEQELDYVVWTPHGEGRLDKEDVTLWRKNEKAGTGDEMVHEAEKFIGLLYLWGGMSSYGYDCSGFSYNMARSIGCTIPRDAHDQLNSGEAVEEGEWEKGDLLFFAYEQGKGSVHHVGIYYGDGKMIHSPSTGRFIEVTPLKGTIYEEELCGVVRYWGGN, from the coding sequence TTGGAATTGACTAAAAAAACAATCGCTGTAACAGTAGCAACTTTATGGACAACACCAGAGAAAGCACGATCAATTGACAAGAATGCTATTACAAATCCTGTCCGCCTAAGCGACTGGTTGGAGCCTTTAACATATACAGAAAGACTTGAGTTATGTGATCAAAATCATATTCAATCACAAGTATTATACGGGGAAGAAGTTATACTACTTGATCAACGAGGAAATTGGTCCTACGTTTTAGTACCTTCCCAACCTTCTTCCAAAGATGAAAGAGGCTATCCGGGATGGATTCCGACAGTTCAGCTATCGAATCGAATACCTGATTCCAATTCCTTATGTGTTTCAACAAACAAACATGGCGCTAAACTACGTGACCTGGCTGAAAACAGCGAGATGCTATTAAGTTATCAAACGATTCTACCTGTACTCGATGAACAAGAGTTGGATTATGTTGTTTGGACCCCTCATGGGGAGGGACGATTAGATAAGGAAGATGTAACACTTTGGAGAAAGAACGAGAAAGCGGGAACAGGGGATGAGATGGTTCACGAAGCTGAAAAGTTTATTGGCCTTCTTTATTTGTGGGGAGGCATGTCTTCTTACGGCTACGATTGTTCTGGGTTTAGCTATAATATGGCGAGGTCCATTGGCTGTACAATTCCGCGTGATGCACATGACCAATTGAACAGTGGGGAAGCCGTTGAAGAAGGAGAGTGGGAAAAAGGTGATTTACTCTTTTTTGCTTATGAACAGGGGAAAGGATCGGTTCACCATGTAGGCATTTATTATGGAGATGGGAAAATGATTCATTCTCCTAGTACAGGTCGATTTATTGAAGTAACGCCACTTAAAGGAACCATTTACGAGGAAGAATTATGTGGGGTCGTACGTTATTGGGGGGGGAATTGA
- a CDS encoding serine hydrolase translates to MQFGQVKEKILECFHGLEGNQSIYVSTPDGEIALHSDQPISSASIIKIAILIEALRQVDVEQLSIDQVVQIDNVNYVGGAGVINHLSRDHQWKLADLLKLMIISSDNTATNQLIDLVGEHNINHTMKAAGAFHSKLMRRMMDRNALKSGLDNMVSGKDTYLLLREFVTQHLLSQSSMEWGVEVLLQQQFKDKFPSKISSIKENLLAHKTGELIGVEHDAGILFTSNGPVVYAFLTAGLLENRYGREAIANAGRLLYDFYQ, encoded by the coding sequence ATGCAGTTTGGACAGGTGAAAGAAAAAATCCTAGAGTGTTTTCACGGGCTTGAAGGGAATCAATCGATTTATGTATCGACCCCTGATGGCGAAATTGCTTTACATTCTGATCAGCCAATATCCTCAGCAAGTATTATCAAAATCGCTATCTTGATTGAAGCATTAAGACAAGTCGACGTTGAACAGTTGTCAATAGATCAAGTTGTCCAAATAGATAACGTAAATTATGTTGGTGGAGCCGGAGTGATAAACCATCTTTCACGTGATCATCAATGGAAGTTAGCTGACCTCCTCAAGTTGATGATCATATCCTCTGATAACACTGCAACGAATCAGCTTATTGATTTAGTTGGCGAACACAACATTAATCATACAATGAAAGCAGCAGGAGCCTTTCATTCAAAGCTTATGAGAAGGATGATGGACCGAAATGCTCTTAAATCAGGGTTAGACAACATGGTAAGTGGGAAAGACACCTATTTACTATTACGTGAATTTGTTACCCAGCATTTACTGTCACAATCTTCCATGGAATGGGGAGTGGAGGTTCTATTACAGCAACAGTTTAAAGATAAGTTTCCAAGCAAAATTTCTTCTATAAAAGAAAATCTTCTTGCTCACAAAACTGGAGAACTGATTGGAGTGGAACATGACGCTGGCATACTGTTTACTTCTAATGGTCCTGTGGTTTATGCCTTTTTAACAGCAGGCTTATTGGAGAATCGTTATGGGCGAGAAGCCATAGCGAATGCAGGCAGGTTGCTGTATGACTTTTACCAGTAA
- a CDS encoding L,D-transpeptidase family protein, with amino-acid sequence MVQHIVKSGETLSSISGDYRIPVSQIIMANSLANPNLIYPGQLIEIPGYPDPNTLPFTIYVSLTNRTLTLLKNGSTVKVYPVGVGRMLHDTPTGKFIIINKAPNPGGPFGTMWMSISKIHYGIHGTNDPSSIGKYVSKGCIRMYNQDVEQLANTIPIGTSVTIGP; translated from the coding sequence ATCGTGCAGCACATTGTAAAATCAGGTGAAACGTTGTCTTCGATTAGTGGGGATTACCGTATTCCTGTTTCGCAAATCATTATGGCAAATTCACTAGCTAACCCAAACCTCATATACCCTGGCCAGCTAATTGAAATTCCAGGATACCCAGATCCAAACACACTACCCTTTACGATTTATGTATCGTTAACTAACCGTACACTTACGCTTCTAAAAAATGGGTCTACTGTAAAGGTATACCCCGTTGGCGTTGGCCGTATGCTTCACGATACGCCTACTGGAAAGTTTATCATTATTAATAAAGCCCCAAATCCTGGAGGCCCTTTTGGAACAATGTGGATGAGTATTTCGAAGATCCATTACGGCATTCATGGTACAAATGATCCATCCTCAATCGGAAAATACGTCTCGAAAGGCTGTATTCGCATGTATAATCAAGATGTGGAACAACTCGCCAATACGATTCCAATTGGCACTTCTGTAACAATTGGGCCTTAA
- a CDS encoding metallophosphoesterase family protein produces the protein MNVIIVSDTHMPRMAKQLPAVLRKELRGADLIIHLGDWKTKQVYEELKSFAPVTGVYGNVDEAFFIEQFNDKLVLDLESHRIGITHGHGKGKTTEQRVIAQFENEDVEIILFGHSHIPLHKEYEGRILFNPGSPTDKRKQSHYSFGKLSVVRNQPLSIEHVFFLKK, from the coding sequence ATGAATGTCATTATTGTTTCAGATACGCATATGCCACGGATGGCAAAGCAACTTCCAGCAGTTTTACGAAAGGAACTTCGTGGAGCAGATCTCATCATCCATCTAGGGGACTGGAAAACAAAACAAGTGTATGAAGAATTAAAGTCGTTTGCACCTGTAACAGGAGTTTATGGTAATGTTGACGAAGCTTTTTTTATTGAACAATTTAACGATAAACTTGTCCTCGACCTGGAGTCTCATCGCATAGGCATCACGCACGGGCATGGTAAAGGAAAAACAACAGAGCAAAGAGTGATAGCTCAATTCGAAAATGAAGATGTGGAAATTATTCTCTTTGGGCATTCACACATCCCTCTTCATAAAGAGTATGAAGGGAGAATCCTCTTTAATCCTGGATCTCCAACTGATAAGCGAAAACAGTCCCATTACTCTTTTGGAAAATTAAGCGTAGTACGAAATCAGCCTCTGTCCATCGAACATGTTTTCTTTCTGAAAAAATAG
- the crtI gene encoding phytoene desaturase family protein has translation MSIKKRVIVIGAGPGGLTAAMLLASKGHSVTVYEKQSYVGGRTSGFERGGYRFDRGPTFLNMPHILEEMFEESGRNVHDYLDLIEIDPMYELKFDDVSFYPTRDQDEMVRRIEQTFPGDGDGYRRFMKEEKEKFEALMPILQNKHDSLLDYGRWRFVKALPKLTVTDSVYKRLSHYFQDERLRLSFTFQAKYLGMSPWECPGAFTILSYMEHAYGIFHPIGGLNQIPEAMAKVIKEEGGDVYTNKGVKQLLLDGKTVKGVELEDGSVEYADEVVINADFAHAVNHLIPSGSVKKYTPKKMEQKKYSCSAFMLYLGVNKKYDLPHHSIIFSSDYKKNVEELTKQKILSEDPSIYVQNASVTDDTLAPEGKSSIYILAPVPNNFSLVDWEERKGDFRRLVLDQLEQRTGFKDIEQHIEVEEMYTPTDWEMDLNVYKGATFNLAHNLPQMMYFRPPNQFKELNNCWLVGGGTHPGSGLPTIMESARITSKMLHEQASLESVK, from the coding sequence ATGTCAATAAAAAAACGAGTTATCGTAATCGGGGCTGGACCAGGGGGGCTTACAGCTGCCATGCTTCTAGCTAGTAAAGGACACTCGGTTACAGTCTATGAGAAACAGTCCTATGTCGGTGGTCGAACCTCGGGATTTGAGCGAGGCGGATATCGTTTTGATAGAGGGCCAACCTTCCTTAACATGCCGCATATTCTTGAAGAAATGTTTGAAGAATCTGGACGGAATGTACACGACTATCTTGATTTAATCGAGATTGATCCAATGTACGAATTGAAGTTCGATGACGTGTCTTTTTATCCTACTCGAGATCAGGATGAGATGGTACGTAGAATTGAACAAACTTTTCCTGGAGATGGAGATGGATATAGGCGCTTTATGAAAGAAGAGAAAGAGAAATTTGAAGCACTCATGCCTATACTCCAAAATAAACATGATTCTCTCCTTGACTATGGGAGATGGCGGTTTGTAAAAGCATTACCAAAGTTAACAGTTACGGACAGTGTTTATAAACGCTTGTCTCATTACTTTCAGGATGAACGGCTGCGGTTATCTTTTACATTTCAGGCGAAATACCTTGGAATGTCCCCATGGGAGTGTCCCGGTGCGTTTACTATTCTATCTTATATGGAGCATGCTTACGGAATCTTTCATCCGATCGGAGGACTAAATCAAATTCCAGAAGCCATGGCTAAAGTAATCAAAGAAGAAGGCGGAGACGTATATACGAATAAAGGCGTTAAACAACTTCTGCTGGATGGGAAAACAGTGAAAGGTGTGGAACTCGAAGATGGGTCTGTGGAGTATGCAGATGAAGTTGTTATTAATGCAGACTTTGCCCATGCTGTAAATCATCTCATTCCATCAGGATCTGTGAAAAAGTATACACCTAAAAAAATGGAGCAGAAAAAGTACTCCTGCTCTGCATTTATGCTTTATCTAGGTGTTAATAAGAAATATGACTTACCACATCATTCCATCATTTTCTCTTCTGACTATAAAAAGAATGTAGAAGAGCTTACGAAGCAAAAGATCCTTTCAGAAGACCCTTCTATTTATGTACAGAATGCTTCTGTCACAGATGACACGCTAGCACCAGAAGGGAAATCTTCTATTTATATCCTTGCTCCAGTTCCAAATAACTTTAGTTTAGTAGATTGGGAAGAGCGAAAAGGTGATTTTAGAAGGTTAGTTCTTGATCAACTTGAACAAAGAACAGGATTCAAAGATATTGAGCAACACATTGAAGTAGAAGAAATGTACACACCAACAGACTGGGAAATGGATTTAAACGTTTATAAAGGCGCAACGTTTAACCTTGCTCATAATCTTCCACAAATGATGTATTTCAGGCCTCCAAATCAATTTAAAGAGCTAAATAACTGTTGGCTAGTTGGCGGAGGAACTCATCCTGGAAGTGGGCTTCCTACTATAATGGAGTCAGCACGAATTACGAGCAAAATGCTTCATGAGCAGGCGTCATTGGAGAGTGTGAAATGA
- the crtI gene encoding phytoene desaturase family protein, with translation MTIGIVGGGIGGMLSALLLSQKGYKVDIHEKASSLGGRLAFIEKDGFKIDKGPTIVLLPEMIYEFLDKAGIPREEVEMVRCDPLYRMIYPNGETFTKTSDIDKQLKEINRMFPGEEQHFLSYIEDMRERFIKGKAAFLERSFVKRKDFFTPSNIKLLLELKAYQSVQSQVSDYFTDERLQDAFSLQTLYIGGNPSASPALYSLVPFSEYEHGIWYIKGGYASLITVLEKHLHLQNISVHLESNVEELLIDGHVCKGIRTSSGEHYYDKVVYNGDFPMIKHLLKDVKAPSKKYKASSGCLLLYMGLDRVYENADVHQFFMTDNFSSHMKDVFQSGKLTDQPAIYTFHPSRIDETLAPPGKGVLYVLIPVPSGESIQWDEKEQVASRMIELLESRGFPGLREAIEWMEIRTPADAEVEGLYKGGSFGIAPTLTQSGAFRPQVKPFKYDNLYAVGASIHPGGGIPIVMQGADLLVKEIERV, from the coding sequence ATGACGATCGGTATTGTAGGTGGAGGGATTGGCGGGATGCTTTCTGCGCTACTCCTTTCACAAAAGGGATATAAAGTAGACATACATGAAAAAGCATCATCATTAGGTGGAAGACTTGCATTTATTGAAAAAGATGGATTCAAGATTGATAAAGGACCGACAATTGTGCTCCTTCCAGAAATGATATATGAGTTTTTGGATAAAGCAGGTATTCCTAGGGAAGAAGTCGAGATGGTAAGGTGTGACCCACTGTATCGCATGATTTACCCTAATGGAGAAACGTTTACAAAAACAAGCGATATTGATAAGCAGTTAAAAGAAATTAACCGCATGTTCCCTGGTGAGGAACAGCATTTTCTCTCTTACATCGAGGATATGCGTGAACGATTTATTAAAGGGAAAGCCGCATTCCTTGAACGTTCCTTTGTTAAACGGAAAGATTTCTTCACACCTAGTAATATTAAGCTTCTACTAGAATTAAAAGCTTATCAATCTGTTCAATCACAAGTTTCAGATTATTTCACAGATGAGCGATTGCAGGATGCCTTTTCCTTGCAAACCCTTTATATTGGTGGTAATCCATCTGCTTCACCTGCTCTCTACTCACTTGTTCCATTTAGCGAGTATGAACATGGTATTTGGTATATTAAAGGCGGATATGCGAGCCTTATTACTGTATTAGAAAAGCATCTTCATCTACAAAATATTTCAGTTCACCTAGAATCTAATGTGGAGGAACTTCTAATCGATGGTCACGTATGTAAAGGAATTCGTACTTCGAGTGGCGAACATTATTATGATAAAGTAGTGTATAATGGAGATTTCCCTATGATTAAGCATCTTTTAAAAGATGTGAAAGCACCTAGTAAGAAATACAAAGCATCTTCTGGTTGTCTGCTCCTTTACATGGGGCTAGACCGAGTTTACGAGAATGCAGATGTTCATCAATTTTTCATGACGGATAACTTTTCTTCTCATATGAAGGACGTCTTTCAAAGCGGAAAACTGACTGACCAGCCAGCTATTTATACATTCCATCCTTCTCGAATTGATGAGACGTTAGCCCCTCCTGGTAAAGGTGTATTGTATGTTCTCATTCCCGTCCCTTCAGGGGAATCGATTCAGTGGGATGAAAAGGAGCAAGTAGCCTCTAGAATGATTGAACTTCTTGAATCACGAGGGTTTCCCGGTTTACGTGAAGCAATCGAATGGATGGAGATTCGAACACCTGCTGATGCAGAGGTGGAAGGGTTGTATAAAGGTGGAAGTTTTGGAATCGCACCGACGCTCACACAATCCGGTGCTTTTAGACCACAGGTAAAACCTTTTAAATATGACAATCTTTATGCAGTTGGCGCTTCAATCCATCCTGGTGGTGGAATTCCGATTGTGATGCAGGGAGCGGATCTTCTTGTAAAAGAAATTGAAAGGGTGTGA
- a CDS encoding phytoene/squalene synthase family protein, with product MLEQAYAHCEAIIKHHSKTFYKAFSLLPRAKRNAVWAVYGFCRQVDDIIDEGTDPEAELTVFRSEFASFLNGQIPQTDPMWLALEDVFRHYPMEAKAFHDMIAGQEMDLYKTRYYTLDELEHYSYHVASTVGLMLLPILAPQRVDQLRESAISLGLGMQITNILRDISEDLDRDRIYLPIEEMTKAGYHVDDLMSRTKNDAFVSVWEKLASRAEMHYDHAFSAMHHYPLDSRLPVKSSAVFYKAILQSIRKKEHNVFQQRAFVSDQEKEALLSGIAGN from the coding sequence ATGCTTGAACAAGCCTATGCACACTGTGAAGCCATTATTAAACATCACTCCAAAACCTTTTATAAAGCTTTCTCTTTATTGCCACGAGCTAAGAGAAACGCTGTTTGGGCTGTATACGGCTTTTGCAGACAGGTTGATGACATCATTGATGAAGGCACAGATCCTGAAGCAGAACTAACCGTCTTTCGTTCTGAATTTGCCTCTTTTTTGAATGGACAAATCCCGCAAACCGACCCGATGTGGCTTGCACTTGAAGATGTATTCCGTCATTATCCAATGGAAGCGAAGGCCTTCCATGATATGATTGCAGGCCAGGAAATGGACTTATACAAAACCAGGTATTATACGCTTGATGAACTAGAACATTATTCTTATCATGTAGCTAGCACGGTAGGTCTCATGCTTCTTCCGATACTAGCGCCACAGAGAGTAGATCAACTACGAGAGAGTGCTATTTCACTTGGTCTTGGCATGCAAATTACGAATATTCTAAGAGATATTTCAGAAGATCTTGATCGTGATCGTATTTATTTGCCTATTGAGGAGATGACAAAAGCGGGGTATCATGTTGACGATTTAATGAGTAGAACAAAAAATGATGCTTTCGTAAGCGTTTGGGAAAAGTTAGCTTCTCGCGCCGAAATGCATTACGATCATGCATTTTCAGCAATGCATCACTATCCACTAGATTCACGTCTTCCAGTAAAAAGCTCTGCGGTTTTCTATAAAGCCATTTTACAATCGATTCGAAAGAAAGAACATAACGTCTTTCAACAGCGAGCATTTGTGTCTGATCAGGAAAAAGAAGCGCTTCTATCAGGAATTGCAGGAAACTAG
- a CDS encoding dienelactone hydrolase family protein, with protein MIKKVDHGFSYYLLKPLHTSSVLNIILYHGWGSNASKYLEYASSLTDCGYTVIIPELIYHDSRNPLLNPFSQQDMESYFWKVIFQSIDECHQLLNRSNIVKKNTVVAGVSMGGFIASGVYATAELKGLANINGSGSFICSERFFRQASKRDPLTNSEEARFRMYDPINYVHGDGSILLIHGEQDQIISIKCQEDYYTYLTNKEKKVHMKRYKHVGHEFTTSMQTDFLKWLEFQAVR; from the coding sequence ATGATAAAAAAAGTCGATCATGGTTTTTCCTACTATTTATTGAAACCGTTACACACCTCTTCAGTTTTAAATATTATTCTCTACCATGGTTGGGGAAGTAATGCATCAAAATACTTGGAATATGCCTCATCTTTAACTGATTGCGGTTACACAGTTATTATTCCGGAATTGATTTATCATGACTCACGAAATCCTCTCCTAAATCCATTCTCTCAACAAGATATGGAATCCTATTTTTGGAAAGTGATTTTTCAAAGTATCGATGAGTGTCACCAGTTGTTAAACCGTTCAAACATAGTAAAGAAAAACACGGTGGTTGCTGGGGTTTCAATGGGAGGATTTATTGCAAGCGGGGTTTATGCGACTGCTGAATTAAAGGGATTAGCAAATATTAATGGTTCAGGATCGTTCATTTGTTCAGAACGATTTTTTCGTCAAGCGTCCAAACGGGACCCTCTAACGAATAGTGAAGAAGCTAGGTTTAGAATGTATGATCCTATCAATTATGTTCACGGAGATGGATCAATTCTTTTGATACATGGTGAACAGGATCAAATAATCTCCATTAAATGTCAAGAAGATTACTATACTTATTTAACAAATAAAGAAAAAAAGGTTCATATGAAACGATATAAGCATGTTGGACATGAATTTACAACATCTATGCAAACCGACTTTTTAAAGTGGTTAGAATTTCAAGCTGTCAGGTGA
- a CDS encoding GNAT family protein, whose translation MIHIEKKKIILREATWEDINTLYYWKYEEKNQEAKKWNGPYILEKKLSRIEYRHEWQKQSDIYPGVPDTLVIEADHEVIGTVGSYWVDKYTNWLETGIVIYNPHYWNGGYGYEAYKEWIDFLFRSTDLHRIGMSTWSGNARMMKVASKVGMKEEARIREARVVEGDYYDAVKMGILRKEWETTNT comes from the coding sequence TTGATTCATATTGAAAAAAAGAAGATCATTTTAAGAGAAGCCACATGGGAAGATATCAATACTTTATACTATTGGAAGTATGAAGAGAAAAATCAGGAAGCAAAAAAATGGAATGGACCCTATATTTTAGAAAAAAAGCTGTCGAGAATAGAGTATCGACATGAATGGCAAAAACAATCGGATATTTATCCGGGAGTTCCTGATACTCTTGTTATCGAAGCTGATCATGAAGTAATCGGAACGGTTGGTTCCTATTGGGTTGATAAGTATACGAACTGGCTTGAAACAGGCATTGTGATCTATAATCCACACTATTGGAATGGTGGATACGGTTATGAAGCTTATAAAGAATGGATTGATTTTCTCTTTCGTTCAACTGACCTTCATCGGATTGGGATGTCTACTTGGTCTGGAAATGCACGAATGATGAAAGTAGCAAGTAAAGTTGGTATGAAAGAAGAAGCGCGAATTAGAGAAGCTCGAGTTGTTGAAGGCGACTATTATGATGCCGTTAAGATGGGGATTTTACGCAAGGAATGGGAAACAACAAACACTTAA
- a CDS encoding alpha/beta hydrolase: protein MMKKLTYTRLLNETIAIYEEKGSLEAYQFMKENADKVDGNEAQLYNFQYALAAASDLKEEALGIMKEAILDHGHWYEYNYLQEDEDLNSLRSFKEFQELVELCKRREEDAKKQAKPKLTILSEGQNQPILMALHGDQENAKMTSSVWNRPATQGYTLAFPQSSQIQFSDAYEWEDLQKGVQEIEEHVKELSSHNSFLIGGFSAGCRVALKAMMEGRVSVDGFIFVAPWLPEIDEWKEAITSLQNTNISGYIICGDQDDDCLEGSKALSAILEEKGIAHELKIVKGLDHEYPEAFNETLQRALQFIQKRK from the coding sequence ATAATGAAAAAGTTAACTTATACACGTTTACTAAATGAAACGATTGCTATATACGAGGAGAAAGGTAGTTTGGAAGCTTATCAATTTATGAAAGAAAATGCAGATAAGGTAGATGGGAACGAGGCACAGCTCTACAACTTTCAATATGCGCTTGCCGCGGCATCAGACCTTAAAGAAGAAGCACTAGGAATCATGAAGGAAGCGATCCTTGATCATGGGCACTGGTATGAATATAACTATTTACAAGAGGACGAAGATTTGAATTCCCTCCGTTCATTTAAAGAGTTTCAGGAACTGGTTGAACTTTGTAAAAGAAGAGAAGAAGATGCAAAGAAGCAAGCAAAGCCGAAGTTAACAATTCTCAGTGAAGGTCAAAATCAACCTATTCTGATGGCGTTACATGGCGATCAAGAAAATGCCAAGATGACTTCATCCGTATGGAACCGTCCCGCGACACAAGGTTATACGCTTGCTTTTCCACAATCCTCTCAAATTCAGTTCTCTGATGCTTATGAATGGGAAGATTTACAAAAAGGTGTGCAGGAAATAGAAGAACATGTTAAAGAACTTTCTTCTCACAACTCATTTTTAATTGGAGGATTTTCCGCTGGATGTCGCGTTGCACTTAAAGCGATGATGGAAGGACGCGTATCAGTAGATGGATTTATTTTTGTTGCTCCATGGCTTCCTGAAATCGATGAGTGGAAAGAAGCGATAACTTCATTACAAAATACGAATATAAGCGGTTATATCATTTGTGGAGATCAAGACGATGATTGTTTGGAAGGCTCAAAAGCTTTATCAGCCATATTAGAGGAAAAAGGGATTGCTCATGAATTGAAAATCGTAAAAGGACTGGATCATGAATACCCTGAAGCATTTAATGAAACACTTCAGCGTGCTTTGCAATTTATTCAAAAACGAAAGTAA
- a CDS encoding AAA family ATPase, with the protein MRLSEETQYVRSICLEKRESNEFPFSLPAVQSLQDGLSFHPNVTYIVGENGMGKSTLLEGVAGALGINPEGGTKNFNFSSYDSHSNLHNFLKVTRGVHRPNDLFFFRAETYYNLATNIEELDREGFGPKIIDSYGGKSLHEQSHGESFFATFMYRFKGEGLYILDEPEAALSPIRQLSMLTRIHELVQEGSQLIISTHSPIVMSYPDAKILQLTEKGLSHVNLEETDHYVTMKQFFDDKDRLLHHLLNR; encoded by the coding sequence GTGAGATTGTCGGAAGAAACGCAATATGTTAGAAGTATCTGTTTAGAAAAAAGAGAATCGAATGAATTCCCCTTTTCTTTACCAGCTGTTCAATCACTTCAAGATGGACTTTCTTTTCATCCGAATGTGACATACATTGTCGGAGAGAATGGCATGGGGAAATCGACGTTACTTGAAGGGGTTGCCGGGGCGTTAGGCATAAACCCAGAAGGCGGAACAAAGAATTTTAATTTTTCAAGTTATGACTCACATTCCAATTTACATAATTTCCTAAAGGTAACGAGAGGCGTACATAGACCAAATGATTTATTCTTTTTTCGTGCAGAGACGTATTACAACCTTGCGACGAATATTGAAGAGCTAGATCGGGAAGGATTCGGTCCAAAAATCATTGATTCGTACGGAGGTAAATCGCTTCATGAACAATCTCACGGAGAATCGTTCTTTGCCACATTCATGTATCGGTTTAAGGGAGAAGGATTGTATATTTTAGATGAACCTGAAGCGGCACTTTCACCAATCAGGCAGCTTTCAATGTTAACGAGGATACACGAGCTCGTTCAAGAAGGTTCACAGCTTATTATTTCAACACATTCTCCAATAGTCATGAGTTACCCTGATGCAAAAATTCTTCAGTTAACCGAAAAAGGGTTGAGTCATGTGAATTTAGAAGAAACCGATCATTACGTAACAATGAAGCAATTTTTTGATGATAAGGATCGTCTTTTGCATCATTTGCTTAACAGGTAA